A part of Maniola hyperantus chromosome 14, iAphHyp1.2, whole genome shotgun sequence genomic DNA contains:
- the LOC117988432 gene encoding probable E3 ubiquitin-protein ligase sinah isoform X2, with protein MTIVTEKKIEDDASESSSGENVDIEDKSLPIVEPALESTDEGHAAQCACPNCDEVLSRFSECSICLEPLQCCGPCVCPWCGGVWCARCSRRMSRCAWCRGSLRAPAAPCLALQRLVNDLMLPCRNYRRGCNELLTANIRVKHEEECKHDTMICPITSTCCSVPFEELSGHLQSNHNIIAVYSQKIKILIENFQTKLKKTACCRTKYKIILLYQKSAFIIKVCIYNYHVKVEVMRRKLGYIADIKSESKKSDYCALIEFQSKALCTKSAILIENEAYSKKAEVQWNDVILKSENDEAITIHVNIGKTDAEPVRKELPES; from the exons aTAAATCTCTGCCAATAGTAGAGCCAGCATTAGAGTCAACAGACGAGGGCCACGCCGCGCAATGTGCGTGCCCCAACTGTGACGAAGTCCTCTCAAGATTCTCAGAGTGCAGCATATGCTTGGAGCCCTTACAG TGTTGCGGCCCCTGTGTGTGTCCCTGGTGCGGCGGGGTCTGGTGCGCAAGGTGCTCAAGACGCATGTCCCGCTGCGCTTGGTGTCGAGGCAGCCTGCGAGCACCAGCCGCACCCTGCCTCGCGCTGCAGAGGCTCGTCAACGACCTGATGCTGCCGTGTCGGAACTATAG ACGAGGCTGCAATGAACTCCTGACTGCAAACATCAGAGTGAAGCACGAAGAGGAATGCAAACACGATACAATGATTTGCCCCATAACCTCCACCTGCTGCTCCGTCCCCTTCGAAGAACTCTCAGGTCACCTCCAATCAAACCACAACATCATCGCTGTATACTCGCAGAAGATCAAAATCTTAATAGAGAACTTCCAAACCAAACTCAAGAAGACAGCGTGCTGTCGAACCAAATACAAAATCATTCTCCTCTACCAAAAAAGCGCTTTCATTATCAAAGTATGCATATACAATTACCATGTAAAAGTCGAAGTGATGAGACGAAAGCTCGGTTACATCGCTGATATCAAATCAGAGTCTAAAAAGAGTGATTATTGTGCACTCATCGAATTCCAGAGTAAAGCGCTGTGTACCAAATCAGCAATTCTTATCGAGAATGAAGCATATAGTAAGAAAGCTGAAGTACAATGGAATGACGTCATACTTAAGTCAGAAAATGATGAAGCTATTACCATCCACGTCAACATTGGTAAAACTGATGCAGAACCAGTTAGAAAAGAACTGCCAGAATCGTGA